ACGGCTTGCTCCTGATGATCTTCATCATCTTTCTGCCGGCCGGGATCTACGGGAGTGCCCGTCAGTTCGTGGGCCGCCGCCCGGGGGCCGCTCGGGCACCGGCCTGAGTGACACCGGCCGGGTGGTCGCGGCGAGGCGCCCGTATTGACGCTCCCGGCCCGGTTGACGTAGGCTCGTGGAAACGTGAACGAAGCAGGCAACGGACTGGTCACGTCGCCCCTTCCCGGGCCCCCCAGGCTACCCTGACAGGAGGACGCGCGCATGGACGTCGCATCCGAACGGTGGCAACTCTCCCGCCGGCAGTTCCTGCGAACCCTGGCCGCTTCGGGCGCCATCGCGGCCGGTGACCTCGCGTGGTGGGAGGAGCCTTTCCTTTCCACCCGGAAGGCCTATGGCGCCACGCCGGTCCGGTTCCAGTTCAGCGTGCCCGAGCCGAAGCGCAACGCGCTGGTCGAATCCCTCGTGCAGCGCTTCAATCAGTCCCAGAAGGATTTCGAGGTCAAGGTCGAGTTCGTGCCGCAGGCTCAGGCCCGTCAGAAGCTCATCACGTCCATCACGGCTGGCAGTCCGCCGGACTGCTGCCAGGTGTGGGACAACTGGGTGGGCGAGTTCGAAGGCATGGGGGCGGTCGAGGATCTCACCGCCCAGGTCAAGGACTGGAAGCACTACCGAGACGTGCTCCCGATCGCCTGGGAGACGGTGACGGTGAAGGGGAAGATTCTCTCCTTCCCGTGGGTCGTCACCAACGACGCGATCTACTATCGGACCGACCGCCTCAAGGAGTACGGCCTCAAGGCGCCATCGGACGACTGGACCTGGGACGACTTCCTGACGCTGGCCAAGGGCTTCACCAAGGCGGACCGGAACCAGTACGGCTTCGGCATGCGCGGGCAGGGGACGTGGGCGGTCCTCTATGCCACCGAGTTCATGTACGGGAACGGCGCCCAGGTGCTCAAGGATGGCAAGGTCGTCATCAACGGGAAGGAGGCCGTCGAGGGCCTGGACTGGTACCTGGATCTCTTGCGCAAGCACAAGGTGACGCCGCCCAGCGTGCCCACCGACGGCTGGCGACAGATCGTGGAAGGGTTCGGCCGCGGCATCACGAATACCTATCTCCACAACTCCGGCTCCTCGGAGGAGCAGAAGGGGTTCGTGGGGCCCCAGAACTTCGCGACGGTGCCGCTCCCGATGGGGCCGACCAAGAAGCGCGCCTCCTTCTACTTCTCCGAGACGCTGACCGCCTTCAAGGCCGCCAAGAACCGGGAAGGGGCATGGCGGTTCATGACCTTCCTGATGGAGGATGAGCCGCACGCGATGTACTGCAAGACGCTCGGGCTCCTGCCCGCCCGCAAGACGGTCGCCGACCGGCCCGAGTTCGCCAAGGACCCGGCCCTGGCGGGCTTCGTCAAATCCTTCCCGTTCTCCATCGTGAGCCCCTACCTGGCCCACGCCGGATGGGGCGGGAAGCTCGACTCCGAGGGGGTCCCGCTCTTCCAGCAGGCGATGGTCGGAAAGATCTCCGCAAAGGAGTGCCTCGACAAGTTCGCCGAGGTGCTGACCAAGAACATGGCGTAGGTCATTTCGGGGAGGTCTCGGAAGCCCCCCCCGAGGCCCCCCCCGTCGTGGCGGCGGTGAAGCCGCCGCTCGGAGCACTCCTGGATGAACCACGCGCTCGGTGGCCGGCGCCGGTTACTCCGACACGTTCCTAGGTCTCGGAGGGGGGCTGTGCTCCCCTTCGAGACCTCCCCCCAGGACGCTTCGGCCAAGAGCGCGCGGCGGGATGACCCCAGAGACGGCGTGACGTGAGTTACCGTGACGCGACAATCGCCGCGCCGCTCGCGCGGCCTCTGGTCACTCGGCGGACGCGCGAGCTTCTGCTCGGGTACGCCTATCTGCTCCCCGTCGCGGTCTGCCTCGGCGGCACCGTCCTCGTCCCGATCCTGAAGGCCATCCACATGAGCCTGTACAACCACGTGCTCATCAAGCCGCAGGAGTACCGGTTCATCGGCCTCGGCAACTACGCGCGACTCCTCGGGGACGACGTCTTCTGGCTCACCCTCTGGAACTCGGCGTGGTGGGTCTTCGGCTCGGTGTCGCTCCAGTTTCTGGGCGGCTTCGCGGCCGCCCTCCTCCTCCACCAGGCCTTCGCCGGACGAGCGCTGGTGCGGACGGTCACGCTGCTGCCGTGGGTGATTCCCGGCGTGGTGGTGGCACTGGTCTGGGAGTACATCTACCAGCCGAACTACGGCATCCTGAACGACCTGCTCTTCCGACTCGGCTGGCTCCACGAGCGGGTGGCCTGGCTCTCCGACCCGCGCCTCGCCATGCCGGCCGTCATCATGACCAACATCTGGCGGGGCGTGCCCTTCTTCGCCATCATGCTGCTGGCCGGCCTCCAGGCCATTCCGGACGAGCTGTACGAGGCGGCCCGGGTCGACGGGGCGAGCGTCACCCAGCGCTTCTGGCACGTCACGCTCCCGCTCCTTCGACCCATCATCGTGGTGGCCACGGCGACGCGCATCATCTGGACGTTCAACTACGCCGACCTCATCTTCGTCATGACCAGCGGCGGGCCCGCCAACGCAACCCAGATCACCTCGACCTACACGCTACTTCAGGCCTACTCGAACCTCGACTTCGGGTACGCGGCGACGCTGTCGGTCGTGCTCCTGCTGATCATGCTGGCGTTCACCATCGCCTACCTCCGCGTCACGCGGGGCGTGGAATCCGTGGCATGACCGGCCGGCGGGCCGGCCGCGCCGACCTGGCCGAGCGCGTTCTGGGCGGCCCCGTCCTCTGGGGCGGGCTCGCTCTGCTCACGCTGTTCGCCATCGGCCCCTTCGTCTGGGTGTTCCTGAGCTCATTCAAGACGCGGGCCGAGCTGTACGCCACGCCGCTCGTCTACCTCCCGAAGCAGATCACCCTCGCCAACTACGTGGACGCCTGGACTTCCAGCCTCACACCCTTCAGCCGATTCTTCGCAAACAGCCTGTGGGTGTCGTCGGTCACGATGGTGGCGACGACGGTGATCTCGATCCTCGCCGGGTACGCCCTGGCCCGCTTCCGGTTCGTCGGACGGGATGTCTTCTTGCTCGTGTTCCTGGCGACCCAGATGTTTCCGGCCGTCCTCCTCATCGCCCCGCTTCTCTCGCAGTGGTATGCGCTCGGGCTCATCGACACCTACCAGGCGCTCATCTACTCGAATTTTTCCTTCACGGTGCCGTTTACCGTATGGATGCTGGTGGGCTACTTCGAGTCCATCCCGCGGGAGCTGGAGGAGAGCGCCATGATCGACGGCTGCGGTCGTCTCGGCGCTCTGCTCCGGATCGTCCTGCCGCTGGCGGCGCCGGGAGTGGCGGCGACCGCCATCTTCGCCTTCGTCTCGTCCTGGAGCGAGCTGCTCTTCGCGATCACCTTCACGACTCAGACCGAGATGCGGACGCTGTCGGCCGGACTGCTCTATATGGTCGGACAGTACGAGATCCAGTGGGGTCAGCTGTCGGCCGGCGTGATGATCAGCACAGTGCCGGTGGCAGTCCTGTTCACCTTCCTGCAGCGACAC
This Candidatus Methylomirabilota bacterium DNA region includes the following protein-coding sequences:
- a CDS encoding carbohydrate ABC transporter permease — encoded protein: MTGRRAGRADLAERVLGGPVLWGGLALLTLFAIGPFVWVFLSSFKTRAELYATPLVYLPKQITLANYVDAWTSSLTPFSRFFANSLWVSSVTMVATTVISILAGYALARFRFVGRDVFLLVFLATQMFPAVLLIAPLLSQWYALGLIDTYQALIYSNFSFTVPFTVWMLVGYFESIPRELEESAMIDGCGRLGALLRIVLPLAAPGVAATAIFAFVSSWSELLFAITFTTQTEMRTLSAGLLYMVGQYEIQWGQLSAGVMISTVPVAVLFTFLQRHLIRGLTAGALKG
- a CDS encoding sugar ABC transporter substrate-binding protein, whose protein sequence is MDVASERWQLSRRQFLRTLAASGAIAAGDLAWWEEPFLSTRKAYGATPVRFQFSVPEPKRNALVESLVQRFNQSQKDFEVKVEFVPQAQARQKLITSITAGSPPDCCQVWDNWVGEFEGMGAVEDLTAQVKDWKHYRDVLPIAWETVTVKGKILSFPWVVTNDAIYYRTDRLKEYGLKAPSDDWTWDDFLTLAKGFTKADRNQYGFGMRGQGTWAVLYATEFMYGNGAQVLKDGKVVINGKEAVEGLDWYLDLLRKHKVTPPSVPTDGWRQIVEGFGRGITNTYLHNSGSSEEQKGFVGPQNFATVPLPMGPTKKRASFYFSETLTAFKAAKNREGAWRFMTFLMEDEPHAMYCKTLGLLPARKTVADRPEFAKDPALAGFVKSFPFSIVSPYLAHAGWGGKLDSEGVPLFQQAMVGKISAKECLDKFAEVLTKNMA
- a CDS encoding sugar ABC transporter permease, whose amino-acid sequence is MSYRDATIAAPLARPLVTRRTRELLLGYAYLLPVAVCLGGTVLVPILKAIHMSLYNHVLIKPQEYRFIGLGNYARLLGDDVFWLTLWNSAWWVFGSVSLQFLGGFAAALLLHQAFAGRALVRTVTLLPWVIPGVVVALVWEYIYQPNYGILNDLLFRLGWLHERVAWLSDPRLAMPAVIMTNIWRGVPFFAIMLLAGLQAIPDELYEAARVDGASVTQRFWHVTLPLLRPIIVVATATRIIWTFNYADLIFVMTSGGPANATQITSTYTLLQAYSNLDFGYAATLSVVLLLIMLAFTIAYLRVTRGVESVA